The genomic stretch CCAAGTCACATCCGGATTTCCCACACGCCCTTCCTTAGCACCAGCATACCACTGATAGTTTGAGCCATAGTTTCCGAAGTTATATCCTCCGCTGTTTGGGTAAAAAACAGAAGGCAAATACAAGAATCTGGCGCCGCCAATCTTGTCATTTCCTACTTCCCCATAGGATCCACGGATTTTGAGAAAAGACAGTACACCGTCCTTGGGCATAAAATCTTCCTGTGTCAGAATCCATCCCAAGGAGAATGATGGGAAAAAACCGTAGCGCTTGCCTTCCGGAAAATTTTCTGAACCATTATATCCCATGTTCACTTCTGTAAGGTACTTTTCCTTGTAGTTATAGGTCACTCTTCCCACAAAGCCTTGGTAACCTCTAGGCACATTATATTCCTGTCCTGGAGCAGTGTATCTTTCCTGCATATAAAGCCCCATGGCTGTCAGATTGTGAACCCCAAATGTCCTGGCATAATCCACAGCACTTTCAAAATAAACCTTTCTGTTTCGCCCGAAACTTTCACCAAAGGAAAAAGGCGCATCCAGTCCTTCTCTGATAAAGACCGGTTCAGTTGGATCATTGGGATCCTTGACAATTCTATAAGTTTCGTTTTGCTTATTTCTCCGTACTGAATGCTGGTAGTAATTATCATAAGCCAGCATACCACGGACACTTAGTCCCTCAGTCACAAAATCCAACTTATGCTTTAAGGCAACATTTGAATTGATGGTACTATTGAAGTTTCTTTGGTAACCGTTATTCACAATTGCACTCAGTGGGTTTCCCGAGCTGGAAGGCAGTCCTTCCACACCTGATATCAATCTTCCGTCAAGTACGCCGGGATTCATGAGTGGATTGGAATTCAGAATTCTGAAAAATATCTCACCTGCCCCAAATCCCGGATAATTCGAATCTGCAAACTGGGCACCTACTTTCACCGAAGCTGAAAAATTCTTATTGAAGTCTATATCAAAGTTAGACCGTAGATTGTATCTCTGATATTTTGGATTGGCTGAGTAGGCTGTTGCCAAATCATCTACATCATAGGCACCATCCTGACCAAAATACCCCAAGGAGATGAAATAGCGCGTATTTTCGGCTCCTCCACTGATGTTGAAATTATGTTGCTGCTGAGCGGAATAATCTTTTAGGACCAGGTCAAACCAGTCCACATCAGGATGAAAGTAAGGATCATTGCCGTTCCTATATAGTTCAAGGGATTCTTCAGAGAAGTAAGGTGACTGCCCCGAATTGATACTGGCTTCATTATGCAAAGAAGCGTAATCGTAGCTGTTTAGCATTTGGGGCAAACTATTGGGACTTTGTACACCATAATTAGCCGTATAGCTAATAGTAGGTTTTCCTTTAGTCCCGGTTTTGGTGGTGATGAGTATCACACCGTTTGCCCCCCTAACCCCGAAAACTGCCGTTGCAGAGGCATCTTTTAAGATACTTAAGGTTTCGATCTCGTTCGGGTCGATTAAGTTCAAGCTCGAGCGCTGTACCCCATCCACCAAGATCAGCGGGTCAGATTCCGCACCTGTATTTAGTGTTGCTATGCCCCGTATCTTGAGGCTGGACTGATCATATCCCGGCTCACCACTGGATTGCACAGCTATCAGTCCCGGCAATCTCCCTACCAGTGAGTTACTGATATTTGAGACAGGTGACTGGATCAGTTCCTTGGTACCTACACTGGAAACAGCACCGGTCATCGTTGCCTTTTTTTGTTCCCCATATCCTACCACCACAAATTCATCCAGAGCTTGTGAATCGGTCACCATCGTGATATTCACTGTTGTCTGGTTGTTAATGGGAACTTCGGAAGAAACAAATCCTATAAACGTGAATACCAAGGTTGCTCCCTCAGCGGGTACCGAAATCGAATAGTTTCCATCAATGTCCGTCACAGTCCCCTGTCCTGTACCCTTAATGATAATATTCACTCCGGGCAGGCTCATGCCGTCTTCTTGGGAGGTGACCTTTCCTTTAATCAATACCCTCCCACCGGTTTGAGCTTGAGCCACCCCCAAGGAGAAGAAAACCCAAAGAATAAGCGAGGGCAATCTCTTCCCTAACTTGTGTAAAGTTTGTTTCATGAAATGATTATTTAGGCTTGTTGTAAATTTATTTAATCCCTTATCCTCCCAACAACTGAAGAATAATGAGCTCCAAATAAGTCACTTAAACAAACATTTGCACGGGGCAAATTCATACAATGGGAGGGGTAAATTCATTTAGGGGTAATAAAAAAATAACCTTCAGGCAATAAAAAAGAGAGTTCTTAATTGTATTAGAAGATTCTTTTAAAAACGAAAGGCCAGTGAAAAGGATCAGTCTTCAAATCGGTTTATTGTCATTTAAAGTCCAGTAGGCTATCGGTCTATAAACCGGATCAAGTTGTAATTTTTTTCTTGAAAGGATCCCTTGTATTTTTTCTGAAAATCGGACGGGTTCATCAGGTACAGCAGTTGGAACTGCTTTCTAAAATACTTCAGATCATTGAACCCGGTGAAAAATGCTGCCTCGTTGACCTGCATATCTGAGGTGATTAATAAAATCGCCACTTTTCTCAGCCTGATAAACCGAATCATCTCATTGATTGACTTTCCTGTCAGCTGTTTGATTTTCTTATATAACATGGAATGGCTCATCCCCAATTGCTCAGTCAATGACTTAACCGTAAAAGATTCATCATTTAAATGCATCTCGACCAATTGCTCTAGATGCTCCAAAAAATCTTTATCCTCTTCTGACAACTTGAAATCTGAAATCCTCTGGGTCACCCCGTCCATTAGGTGATCATGAAGTATTTTTTGCTGTTTCAAAATTCCTTTTACCCGGGCAACAAGATAATCCTTATCAAAAGGCTTTGTGATGTAGTCATCGGCTCCCACTTCTATTCCCTTGAGTTTTATCTCCTCGGAATTTGTCCCGGTGAGTAAGATTACTGGTATGTGATGGTAGCTGGAACTGCTCTTAAGGAATTTACAGAACTCAACTCCCGTCTCTCCTTCCATGATCACATCTGAAATAATCAAATCCGGCAACTGCCTCTTTAGAATCTGTCGTGCATCTTCTGCACTATCCGTTTCTACTACATTAAAACAATCGTTTAGAATACTGGATAAATAGTTTCGGATTTGCAGGTTGTCATCCACTATTAAAACAGTCTTCATCTGATCAACTAGTGGCTCAGCGATATTAGACGGCTCTTCCTTTTCTGCCTGTCCAGAGGAAAGCTCCTGTCCGCCCAATAATTCTTCAAGAAAGAATGAACGTTCATTAAAGTCCTCATGAATCAATAAATGCTGTAGATGCGCCCTCCCAGTCAATAACCTCAGTTTGAATACTGTTCCTCCGTACTCTCTTGAAGATGCCGTCACCTGTCCTGAATGTAGCTGTATAAATTGCTTCACCAAATACAGCCCTATCCCAAACCCGTTCTTTTGGTTTTTATGGTTATTTTGGGATTGGTAGAACAGATCAAAAACCTTTTCTCTTTCATCCCTTGCTATTCCCGCCCCATTATCTTCTATCGCAATACATACTTCGTTTATGACATCAGAATAAAGCCGTACCACAACTTCACCTTGGATTTCATTGGCAAATTTCAATGCATTTGAAATTAGGTTGAAGAGAGAAATTTCTATTTTCTGTCGATCAGCATAAATATGGCACTCCTCCAACTCTACATGCAGATGGTAGCTAATCTGCTGGGATTCGGCATGGTGGGAAAAACAAGAATATACTTCCTTTGCCAATGCTATCAGATCTATTTTAACAATTTTAAGTTCGCCTATTTCGCTTTCAGTTTTCCTAAAAAGAAGCAGTTGATCTACCAGACTCAAAAGTCGTCTTGAGTTACGATAGACCACTTCTAGCTCTCCATTGCCCAATTCTCCACTTTTACCGTAGATCGCATCCTTTAGTGGGTTAATGATCATCGTGAGCGGAGAACGGAATTCATGGGAAATATTGGTAAAGAAATTCAGCTTTTTCTCATTCAATTCCTTCTCTTTCTGAGCCATATTTTTGGACAGCCAAATCTCATATTTCAACTTCGCCTGCTTACGCTGATGACTAACTAGGACGAAAACAGCAAGTGCGAGGAATAGCACATACGACAAATAGGCAACCAGAGTCCTATACCATGGTGGCATAATAACTATGGGAAGTGAAGTGGCGGCCATATTCCATACACCATCTGAATTCGTGGATTTAATATGAAGGGTATAGGTTCCATCATTTAATTTGGAATAGTTGGCAACGCGAGAATCCCCTACATATTGCCATTCCCTATCCCAGCCTTCGAGATAATATGCATAAGAAATTTTGTCCGGCAATGAATATTCTATAGCGGCAAATTCAAATGTAAGCATGGATTTATCATAAGGGAGCTCCAACATACGCAACGAAAATGGAGTCAGACCTGTCTTTTCAATAGGCTCATTATTGATCTTAATGCCTGTGATCAGCAATTCAGGAAAAGAATTGGAAGTACTTACATTGTCAGGATCGAGAATATTGAATCCTCGGATGCCCCCAAAAAGCAATTCCCCGTCCGGTAATTTCAGGGCTGCGTTATAGTTGAACTGGTTACTCTGCAATCCATCAGAGTCATAGTAATTTGTAAAGGTTTTGGTGGGATAGTCAAATCTTGAAATCCCATTATAGGTACTTAGCCAGTACTGGTCGTCTTTGCCGCGCAGAATAGTAAGCACCGAGTTATTTGGCAGTCCCTGCTCCTCCAAAAGGGAACTGACTACGCCATGACTCGGATTGAATTCCATCAGACCTCCACCTTCCGTGCCCAGCAACATCCTATCATTGGAGGCAGAGATGATTGACCTGACTGGATAGCCTATTTCAAATACCTCATGCTCAAAATTATCCAGGTCTATTTTAATCAATCGTTCAAAAGTTCCTACCCAGATGTTGCCAAATAGATCTTCGGACATGGTGAGAATCCCATTGATATTTGCATCCACAAACTCAAATTCATCTTTTTGTGGATGAAATAGATAAAGCCCCTCTCCATCGGATGTAGCCGCCCAGACACGCTGATAGGAATCCCGGAACAAAACCCAGATGTTCTGCTGAACAGTATTCATCTCAGGCTGAAACAACGGATAATCCTTAAAAGTCTTAGTTTCATCATCAAACCTGCTTACGCCTCCCCCATACGTCCCTATCCAAACGCCTTTATCGGATTTGAGAATCGACGTCACAAAATTGTTAGGCAAGGAGTTGGGATCATCAGAATGGACATAATTTGTAAAAGTACCGGATGCTCTATTCCATAGGCTTAAACCTCCACCGTCGGTTCCGATCCAGATCTGATCATTCACATATTCACAAAAGGAAAGCACAAAGTTGTTTACCAGACTGTTCTTTTCTTGGGTTTTCCTGATGGTTTTAAACTGGAGGTTTTCCTTTTCGACCACATTCACACCTCCCCTAAGGGTTCCCACCCACTTATCTCCTTTATTATCCTGGTAAAGTGCGTACACAGAATTGCTGGTAATAGACCTGTCATCTGATCCTTCCTTCAGGTATGATGTCTTACTGGTTTGGTTGTCACATATAAAGACACCGCTCCCATCTGTGGCAGCCCATACTTCGTCATCCTCTTCGACATACATCAATCCAGTCACTTTATGACCGGTATATTCCCGTGAGTAAAATTTATGTTTATTTGACCCAATTGAATACATCAAGAGCCCACTTTCCATGCCTATCCAAACCTGTCCATGTTTATCTGACACAATGCTGTTTGCGTTGTTGGTGACAGAGGTTATAAAATCCAGCTTTTTGGAATCCTTATCCAGTCGATATAAACCATACCCCTGAATGAATACCAAAAGGCTTCCCTCTGCGTCGAAATCTATTCCCTGTGCGTGATAATTATATATCATTTTTCCATCTACCTCAAATGGAACTTGGGTAAAATAGCTTTGTTGATCATCCAACTTAAACAGGCCTTTGCCAGCTGAAGCCAAAAATAATTGACTTTGATTGCCTTTTATCTGGTTGATATTAAACGTGATTCTGACTTGCTTTCCCAGTTCCTGATCCAGAAGAAACCTGCTTTCGAATGCCCCTGAATTAAAATTATAAACACTAAGGCCCTTTTTAGTACCTACCCAAATCCCGTCTTCATTTTCATAAATGCTGACAATTCGGTTGTTGATAAGGGTAGTAGAATCATTAGGTTGGTTACGATAAATAAAAAATTCATACCCGTCATACCTGTTTAGACCATCGTAGGTTCCAACCCACATAAATCCTCTTTTATCCTGATAGATACTGGTGACCGCATTATTTGACAATCCTTTTTCAATTCCTATATACCTAACTTTAAAATCATCCGTTCTTCCCTTCTTTACATCATTGGCCAATACAGCAAATGAACATATCAGAAAGATAAAAGGTAAAAATCGTCGTGAAATCATGAATTCTCCAAAGGTATTTACAGGATTTTCCAATTTGGCACAATCTTTCTAGAAATCAAATGAGAATTTGATAGGTATGCTATTGGAGCAATTCATAAAGGAGCATTGCCGTTGAATCCTCTACAAACCCAAACCTGCCCTGATCCCAGGATTGGGCAAATCCTTCATAACCTTGTCTTGAACTTTGTACCCTAGGACAAAGGAACATTTTTACCTTGGCACTGTAGCTCAGTTCGACCTCAGCTTTTTCTTAAAAATAAAGCGATGTCGGGAAGAAAAGAGCACTTGTTCTGCCTAAGTCCCATAGGGACGGTGCATATTATTGCCAGCCGTTTCAACGGCTGGA from Algoriphagus sp. NG3 encodes the following:
- a CDS encoding TonB-dependent receptor, producing the protein MKQTLHKLGKRLPSLILWVFFSLGVAQAQTGGRVLIKGKVTSQEDGMSLPGVNIIIKGTGQGTVTDIDGNYSISVPAEGATLVFTFIGFVSSEVPINNQTTVNITMVTDSQALDEFVVVGYGEQKKATMTGAVSSVGTKELIQSPVSNISNSLVGRLPGLIAVQSSGEPGYDQSSLKIRGIATLNTGAESDPLILVDGVQRSSLNLIDPNEIETLSILKDASATAVFGVRGANGVILITTKTGTKGKPTISYTANYGVQSPNSLPQMLNSYDYASLHNEASINSGQSPYFSEESLELYRNGNDPYFHPDVDWFDLVLKDYSAQQQHNFNISGGAENTRYFISLGYFGQDGAYDVDDLATAYSANPKYQRYNLRSNFDIDFNKNFSASVKVGAQFADSNYPGFGAGEIFFRILNSNPLMNPGVLDGRLISGVEGLPSSSGNPLSAIVNNGYQRNFNSTINSNVALKHKLDFVTEGLSVRGMLAYDNYYQHSVRRNKQNETYRIVKDPNDPTEPVFIREGLDAPFSFGESFGRNRKVYFESAVDYARTFGVHNLTAMGLYMQERYTAPGQEYNVPRGYQGFVGRVTYNYKEKYLTEVNMGYNGSENFPEGKRYGFFPSFSLGWILTQEDFMPKDGVLSFLKIRGSYGEVGNDKIGGARFLYLPSVFYPNSGGYNFGNYGSNYQWYAGAKEGRVGNPDVTWERAKKVNIGIETGFFNDQLRFNVDVFNENRDNILWYLGTIPALVQADLPPVNIGKVRNHGFELELNYNDNIGEFNYWVKTNYSFARNKIEYMDEPNRAHPWLQRTGKPVGQYWGLVSDGFYNTVDELESAPTSAFTSEIQLGDIRYVDQNGDNIIDQNDEVPIGYSNFPQVIYGLSFGGDYKGFDFSILFQGADKVSTYIGEMGAWAFDTDWRNATTSHLERWTPERFEQGLPITYPRVELSPTSGKHNYRPSDFWLQDASYIRLKNLEVAYRFQPVLLSKIGVSSLRVFVNGNNLLTWSDMKNYDPEAPAGRGGFYPQMRVYNLGVNVQF
- a CDS encoding two-component regulator propeller domain-containing protein, yielding MISRRFLPFIFLICSFAVLANDVKKGRTDDFKVRYIGIEKGLSNNAVTSIYQDKRGFMWVGTYDGLNRYDGYEFFIYRNQPNDSTTLINNRIVSIYENEDGIWVGTKKGLSVYNFNSGAFESRFLLDQELGKQVRITFNINQIKGNQSQLFLASAGKGLFKLDDQQSYFTQVPFEVDGKMIYNYHAQGIDFDAEGSLLVFIQGYGLYRLDKDSKKLDFITSVTNNANSIVSDKHGQVWIGMESGLLMYSIGSNKHKFYSREYTGHKVTGLMYVEEDDEVWAATDGSGVFICDNQTSKTSYLKEGSDDRSITSNSVYALYQDNKGDKWVGTLRGGVNVVEKENLQFKTIRKTQEKNSLVNNFVLSFCEYVNDQIWIGTDGGGLSLWNRASGTFTNYVHSDDPNSLPNNFVTSILKSDKGVWIGTYGGGVSRFDDETKTFKDYPLFQPEMNTVQQNIWVLFRDSYQRVWAATSDGEGLYLFHPQKDEFEFVDANINGILTMSEDLFGNIWVGTFERLIKIDLDNFEHEVFEIGYPVRSIISASNDRMLLGTEGGGLMEFNPSHGVVSSLLEEQGLPNNSVLTILRGKDDQYWLSTYNGISRFDYPTKTFTNYYDSDGLQSNQFNYNAALKLPDGELLFGGIRGFNILDPDNVSTSNSFPELLITGIKINNEPIEKTGLTPFSLRMLELPYDKSMLTFEFAAIEYSLPDKISYAYYLEGWDREWQYVGDSRVANYSKLNDGTYTLHIKSTNSDGVWNMAATSLPIVIMPPWYRTLVAYLSYVLFLALAVFVLVSHQRKQAKLKYEIWLSKNMAQKEKELNEKKLNFFTNISHEFRSPLTMIINPLKDAIYGKSGELGNGELEVVYRNSRRLLSLVDQLLLFRKTESEIGELKIVKIDLIALAKEVYSCFSHHAESQQISYHLHVELEECHIYADRQKIEISLFNLISNALKFANEIQGEVVVRLYSDVINEVCIAIEDNGAGIARDEREKVFDLFYQSQNNHKNQKNGFGIGLYLVKQFIQLHSGQVTASSREYGGTVFKLRLLTGRAHLQHLLIHEDFNERSFFLEELLGGQELSSGQAEKEEPSNIAEPLVDQMKTVLIVDDNLQIRNYLSSILNDCFNVVETDSAEDARQILKRQLPDLIISDVIMEGETGVEFCKFLKSSSSYHHIPVILLTGTNSEEIKLKGIEVGADDYITKPFDKDYLVARVKGILKQQKILHDHLMDGVTQRISDFKLSEEDKDFLEHLEQLVEMHLNDESFTVKSLTEQLGMSHSMLYKKIKQLTGKSINEMIRFIRLRKVAILLITSDMQVNEAAFFTGFNDLKYFRKQFQLLYLMNPSDFQKKYKGSFQEKNYNLIRFIDR